atttagactcgtttatattttttgtttgggcatgtatcatattttccctccggtctatatgatccgttcatcctatattgtctctttaaattcaagagtcaatcttaaattgagagtaaattatatggccttccaaataccgtttcgatccctaacatcactgaagagacatatattgtcgaaatctagatctggtgtactaaagaaatattgacaccgaatgtttgtggcacaacatcgtagccacaagttaacattttttttttcttttttttctgtgacgtattaaatttatattcagatccattttgttacatcttgtgatcaattttatttggcaatcgtcaatggcagtcagcagggttaaagaacatcagttgttcgacctgttagtcaaatgcgttttgttaaaatatactttttcacttttttggtcttttggaaaatgttgtttgtgctgtttttagacccttctacaacgaaatttgtttgacatgcacacgtataaaaattgcggtttttatccaacgcaatcataggatGAACGtggttttcaatttagactcgtttatattttttgtttgggcatgtatcatattttccctccggtctatatgatccgttcatcctatattgtctctttaaattcaagagtcaatcttaaattgagagtaaataatatggccttccaaataccgtttcgatccctaacatcactgaagagacatatattgtcgaaatctagatctggtgtactaaagaaatattgacaccgaatgtttgtggcacaacatcgtagccacaagttaacatttttttttttttttttttctgtgacgtattaaatttatattcagatccattttgttacatcttgtgatcaattttatttggcaatcgtcaatggcagtcagcagggttaaagaacatcagttgttcgacctgttagtcaaatgcgttttgttaaaatatactttttcacttttttggtcttttggaaaatgttgtttgggctgtttttagacccttctacaacgaaatttgtttgacatgcacacgtataaaaattgcggtttttatccaacgcaatcataggtttgaacgtagttttcaatttagactcgtttatatatatatatatatatgatcccttacatcactgaagagacatatattgtcgaaatctagatctggtgtactaaagaaatattgacaccgaatgtttgtggcacaacatcgtagccacaagttaaccaaaatttttttctgtgacgtattaaatttacattcagatccattttgttacatcttgtgatcaattttatttggcaatcgtcaatggcagtcagcagggtgaaagaacatcagttgttcgacctgttagtcaaatgcgttttgtttaaatatactttttcacttttttggtcttttggaaaatgttgtttgtgctgtttttagacccttttacaacgaaatttgtttgacatgcacacgtataaaaattgcggtttttatccaacgcaatcataggtttgaacgtagttttcaatttagactcgtttatatatatatatagagagtccCAAATGGAATGATGAAATCGATTGAATGGAACTGTTGACGTATTAAGTTATTTTACTAAtgtatttaatgaatatatgaATACATACCCCTACATAACTCATCATTATTCTTTCTTCAGTAAAAGATGGCCATCGGAAATATTATTATGAGGTTTTTTCAACCAGCGGTGTCAGATAGATAAAGGTTTAAATGCTCATTTTCAAAATCTCGAATCACACTCTTTACAATTTTGCATTAATATCAACACCTTTGACTTTTTCAAGGCATCACATTACTATTACACATCCTTAATTAAAAGATCTATTTCGTCGTCtaattaaattttgcaattgtttttaattcagGATAAAACATCAATTTGTAAGAAGATagacaaatataaatttgagatggagttatcttcctttgtctaGTTTAGTCGAGTCTAGTTTTAAAACactatgaattactatataattttcaataaagaaaTGTATCTTAAAATAGGGAATTCAAACAAACATCATATTGTAACTTCAATATCTAAGTATAACATATCACTAATAAATGGCTTGACATTGACTGGATAGATCACCTCGCTGCACTAATTTGTTTGTAGTAGTTACCAAGACCTGATAAGGGTAGTGATACACCTTGGAAGATTTGAATATCAATCATTTCCATAGGATTTTGATTGCATTTCATGTATCATTAACCAAAAAATGGGAACGTAGATACAAATAACTGGTGTTGTGTTGTGAAATTCTTACTTTGTGAAGATATGTAGGTTTCAAATACAAACACGCCTAAGATGATATTGTTCAAATGCTGaactttaaaattaacaaattatacTTTAAGTTTGTATGATAGATAATTAAGCAGACTGGCGGTATTCCAAAAGGTTCTAGTTGTAAACCTCTACTGACCATTCTTTGCATTAGTTTACCTCTTCTTTATCGTATGTAGTATACATATGTCAGTTTATACTGTTTATTATGTCCTGCAGCTTAGCTGTTTTTGgccaaacttttaggaattttggtcctcaataatcttcaacttcgtactttattttgcctttttaacttttttagattcgagcgtcttttgtaaaagaaacgcgcgtctggcgtatacttaattaagtcctgatatctatgatgagtttatttgcacaTTATAACGACTATAATATCATTTCATTGTCGTTTCTTTTTGATGAGTATTTTTGCGTTTGTGTGCGCTGCATTCCTGTCACGTAGTCTTGTCATTCTAGCGATAgtttttaacattgccatataagcGAGAGTTTTGGTAAGTCATAAAATCACGTTCAATCCGCCATCTTTAtcttaaaatatcctgtaccaagtccaGAATATGGACGtgatcaaatagttcgtttctatgtatgttgcagtttgtttttgttgttttttcagtgtttctgttgttcctttGCTTTCCATTTATAGTTGCGGTTTCCTcgattttagtttttaaccccgattttttctctcaattgacctttgaacagcggtatactactgttgtctttgtTTTAAACGTTACGCTTCTGCAATTTTTGACTGTACAGATAACATCTCTAGAAAAGAAGAACGACTGAAATTGTAACTACACACGTTTTACTGTCACCATCACGAATTGTTTGTGTATCAACTCATTAGTAACATGTTTTCGCGGTATTTTATCTTAAAGACCAGTGAAGTCAACTGAtcggcgtattaaattataatcctggtacctttgataaatatttactgaATGTGTGCTACTTGTAATTGCGACATTTTTACTGACAGGGAATAAGAATGGTGGATGATGCATGCCTAGCAGGAGACACTTTCTCCATCTGGCTCTATTTGGGTATCATGCTATTACTATTTCtgttaatttaaataaagtggcagttgttatcaattagttcgtttctatgtgtgttggcgtttgttttgttggacttcagtgtttctgttgtttctttgttttcctctAATAGTTGATGTGATTCCCACGGTTTTAATTAATAACCCACAATTCAAACACAAAGTATTTCTGAATAATATATCTAATCAGATATTTATGCAAACATTCCAGATGCACATAACCAAGTTGATGGGGCAGAAATACACAGTGCGCATGGGATCCATATATTGATGATACAATTTTACATCAAATACACATGTTCTATAATTAACACTTATTTTGTAGGAAGACCCATTGATGGTCTTCAGTTGTTTATTTACTATTTGtcaggttgttgtttctttgattcattcccatttccattctgtGCTATAAACAAAACTGTATATTAAGTGTTTTAATTGGCACAGGAGAGTATATACATCTAAATctcctttttaacatttttgtgtGTGGGTAATGAATGTAGTTGGCTGAAAAATTACCCTCTTTACAGAAGCAGCCTTTGAAATAGTTTAGGGAAAACAAAGTTATATCAGATAATTCTGACAGTACCACAGTTTCTCCTTGGAAAACAGTATTTCAGGATGATTTGATCTGAAAGGGAGGGTAGTAATTTTTCCAAGGACATTCAAAATAACAGAGTCCACATTATCAGGAACAAAAATATCAACTATTTATTTAGGGAATTCTGTATTTGATATTGTGTCAAAAAATTGACATTGACTCACATCTGTGTgtaaaataatgatttgtttatttttaatttttcaataattcatcAAGCCCTTTACCTCAAATGatgaaaattctataaaatcGAATTCACAAATTACATTCACCTccataattaataaataatgacaaaacttttattaaCAATTTACAGATAATTGTGCACTGAATTATATTCTAACAGAAGCTATTGCAGTGCTAACCTATAACTGAGGATAATTGATTAACTCCCCTGGATAATTACAATATATTGTAACTTGACATATATTTTAGTGATGTCAATCAAATTAATGACCATGTCTTCCAAATATAGAATATGTTTTAAACACTAACTTGTGTCTGTAGACATCAagctacatatatataataaacaattagagcactgtaaacaaacattttattgagAAACATTagataaaacatttgattttactaaacagaaaaattttGAGCTTATTGACCCCCAAATAACACCTTATGCATCACTCTCACTGAAGCTAAATAAAAACTATCAATGCAATTAACCatgttttatctaaaaaaaaattaaagcaattcaagtttgaaaatataaatcttgATTGCATTCAATACCAAAGGATGTTAATGAAAAAAGTAGCAAAATGAAAAGAAAcatgaaaaattacaaatctCATCTATCAACCAATATTAAAGCATGAATAAAattgttgaacatttttaacTAACTTTAAATTTAAGACTAACATGATATTATAACCATGTCACattaatttggtattgtttctcATAACAATTTTATAGTTTTCCTGTGCAAAAGCTAATTCCTCACTTGTATTATGTCAATTAATGGCAGTTATAGTTTATATGATATGTATCCATGAATGTTACTTGCATATGATACAGCAGGATATATACCATGCATATTCaagacatttatataaaatcagTTACAATACCGTCACTCTGTATGTAGGCTTAAAGATATATACATTTGGAAACTTTTATAGCAATAAAATgagttaacttttaaaatatgacataattattcaaattctGGCATGGTACTCAAACAATATTTATGACTGGCTTGGTAAAGTaaattcttcatatttttttcataacaaatgttgtaaaatacatgtatgtaaaaactTGCataggtaaatatatatatacatacacatattatataaataaatataactataacaGTTAGAAAATTGCATATATAATCATTTTCACTTTATTCAAGAAGAATGTTGTGAGGTTAGAaggcacattttttttaaaaaccatcaagAGTACAACATACAGTTATTGTCAGCATTACTTGTATGTATCCTGTTAAGTTCATGTCGTTaacttgtctttttttttacaattctgGACATCTAGTCAAAGTGAAggtcaaaatatgttttactttgataaaatgtaaagtCAAGTCAAGTTATAATGGACGTAAGAACACAATTTCTAAAATTAGTAGTAAGATGTTATATGTTCTTTTAacaatcaaaattcaacatGGTTGTAAAATGTAAGCACAAAAAGGTTCTTTACCAGTgggaacaaaaaaataaacattttatggTGTCAAGCATTGGAGTGCAAAACTATGATTTTTATTTGCTCagtttcaattttgacaaaggaagataacttaaatttcaaatataacttTAACGATGGCATCCTTGATATTTTAGAACAGTTCATGCAGCTTGCAcatgttttgtaattttcttgacTAACAAGTTCAGTTGTTTCCTTCACCAATTGCCATGTTTGGAGGACAATAGTATAGGAGTTATCcttaaacattgattttttttgtcaaatattttgaactgtTTTCAATCACAAAACTGCTTTCAAGCAATCAAAGTATAAATCAACAAGtacaaaatcattttaatattctGTTCCATAATGATGTTTTACCTTTAACCAAAAACAAACTCTTATCCTTTTATaactttgttaatttctgttttactttttaagagGTATATGAAAatacatgcatattttttttagccaAAATATTACTCTCAAGTCAAACTGTATAAGCTGATTATTCATGGTATAGACATTTTATGGTGCATATATTGTGTTGAGGGCTTTCCCAGGAAAGAATGAGGGGATAAGGAAGTTGATCCCTATTATTGATAACAATAAATCATACTGTATAATAACTTAGAAAACTACATATCCAAATACTCATAtacagctttttttttaataatcctGGTCATATTTATGTTAGAAAAATCTTATGTTGGTATtgcatattatattatatatacattttcaatataaaggGGAAAAATCTGGCTTTAAAACACAAATTCTGGCAAATTACTCATGAAGTATAATTATAGGGATTAATAAATGTATCAAATGTTATGACACTAGAatactgaaaaagaaaacatccTTTTAATTTGGCAATTTAAGGGGAACACATCTTTATTAAAGTTGAGTATTATAACCAATTaaagcttaaaaaaaatattctggttTTGATTCTTCTGCATTTGAATACTACATAATTCACTTTTTTAAGTACATTTTTCTTAGCAGAGTccaaaataatactgaaaaCCCAGCAATCCTGAAGAGTTACTAAATCAAAGCCTATTACGTAACAAATCATAACCTCAAACAAATCTTTCATAAAAACTGCAGGCATACTGCATTTGGgtcaataaaaatttcaaacactgccatataaataggaaaatgaaaaaaagagaataataaagtaaaaaaagttcAAGAAAAATATCAACACAAATGTACATTTAATCACAAACATACATTTTAGTAATATGCATATAGAATATCCTTAAACCAATCGGATTAAAATACAGATTTGGTATCTATGGTTACAGAAGGATATGACAATGATGTTTTACTTCCTgttgtgataaacttttcagaATTATAGATTTTGTTGTAATGATAAATTCttcaaaataattagaaaacttaattgtttgacataatatatatcataacaGAGAGTAAAACTGACTGTTTTCTGGTCGTTGTAATTGAAGCATGGACACCAGAACAGTTTTTCAATTAGAATCATTCAgcatttagaaataaaattaactggGACTTCCTTCTGgtgacatattttaaaaacataaaaaaaagccaAGCATCATTGTTCACTGGTTAGTGTTGACtatacataaaacaatacatatttaAATACAGTGAAATCATACTTAACAAATGCTTGAACCTGTTAAATGCAGGGCTAAGTTTGGCAAttaaaaaccatgaaaatgtgtcAGAACAGGGCTTTAATTAGTCTTAGAAAATACTGTAAATCCAAGTATGtgtgcatgcatttattattgccatTGCTGAATAAAggacaaaataattttaattgtgaAATTAGTCATTGCAgtttcaggattttttttaaataaccacAGAATTAAGGATATGATATGCAGGACTTCAAATAATCACATACATATAATGTACGGGTAgttcaaatgaatattattCTGGCTCTAAATTTCATAAGCTGCaaacaaaattgtatacaaAAGATTACTACTCCTAAAAATCATTCTTCATGAAAAGAACACAAaggatatatatttgtttatcaatATACCCATCCAACTTTTATTCTAACCAGAGTTATCAAAaggataatttctttttaaataacacCATAGTGTCCAAAATTGTTTTTAGCACAGTTTAATGGAATTCAACGATGATCACAGAGATTAAATATAATTGTACAGATGGGACTGAtatgaaagggagataattcttcACCATAACACCCATGGTGGTCTGTTATGCCTCTGCTGTATAGGAATTGAGGTAATGTTGATTGGTATATTGACTACTGCATTAGCTAGATGGTATTGTTCAATGGTTTTCTTTATCATAtatctgaaattataaaaattaaaaagtatttttcaaaGCTTGAGAAGGACTATGATATGCAGGACTTCAAATAATCACATACATATAATGTACGGGTAgttcaaatgaatattattCTGGCTCTAAATTTCATAAGCTGCaaacaaaattgtatacaaAAGAATGGAAAACTTTTTTAACTTAAGATGGATAGAACTTATCATTAAAATGATAGTACTGAAAATGTCTGATCAGGAAGCCTGGCAATGTCATTTTAGACAAGATAATATAAAATCGTAGTTTTATTTCGTATTCACATAAAATTatacattcttttttaaatatttttttgcatccTGTTTACTTTTTGGagtaaattatgattttaatgCAAGTGTCAGGTATAAGGGTTTGGGCTAGTGTTGGAGTCATTCATGTGTTAAGATTAGTTTTATTTAACTCTACATGGGTTTGACCTCTAAATGAAAAGAAAGTCAAATTATGAATACGATCTTATAACTGTATTCATATTATAATTAATCTACgcttttttgattgagttaagcctgtcAATTGTTATTCTATTGtgttattttctatgttgtgatgttatgctattgtttcagaaaaagagagaaggtttggatccattaaaacgtttaatcctgctgcaaatgtttgcacctgtcctaagtcaggaatctgatgaaCAGTAGTTgaagtttgtttatgtaatttatacgtgtttcctgggttttttttatatagattagaccgttggttttcccgtctgaatggttttacactagtaattttggggccctttatagcttgttgttcggtgtgagccacggctccgtgttgaaggctgtacattgacctataatggtttactttttttttttttaattgttatttggatggagagttgtctcattggcactcacacctcatcttcctatatctatataatagcCTAATCAGAAACAAAACAAGGAAGATAACTCACCCATCTTTGCCTAAGAGATATAATGCTGGTATTGAGACATCTCTTTCTGTTCCATCTTGTATCATATCTACAATTCCCTGATCATTTGCCTCATCTTTGTCTGTAATCACTACAGCTACAGCACCAGCCTGTTCTGCATGGTAGGTCTTTGTAACAAAGGAACAACCTCTGTCAATGTAAAACCAAAACTGATTAAAACTACAGTACAGTGTTAAACATTTCTCTTGAAATCATAGTGAAGCAtactcatttttatttaaatctgatatattttgttctttatttgtAACAGGTGCTTTAAGGAAATGTGACAGTATGTACCAAAATGAAGTTCTGACACTGAAATACAGTGGCTGGTTTAGAGCAGACTGATAACTGTGGGGTTTTTTCCAATCCCAATATTTAGTCTCTTTTGATGATGTTTAATCAAAGGCTGTCATGCCAACTAAGGTAACTATTGTTGAATATAAATCAAGGCcaataaatttgacaaaaaaataatttcttgcTTAAAAATCACAGTAATGCCATCAAATATTATGAAGAGATATGAATAAATAGAGATTGGGGCACTGTTTACTTTTTTGAGACAACAAAATAACCACAATAATAACCAAAGGACATCAAGGGGGCTACATCAGTctcaatacatgtacaatatgtcaaactttaaattttaatcatcccaatatataaaatgtgtgaaatatttaacaaatgtcTGCTGTTAACCCTCCATTGTCAAAAAAGCAATAAACATCAAtgacatactgtggattcatttattctCATGGGTTCCAATTTTTCGAGGTTTGAGTAAAACTtgcatttaatttcatggttttggaaaagtctgcatacattccttCAGAAAATTGGCAattctttgaatatttaaattcatggttttCCTGCACCcacaaaatccatgaaaattggtatccaacgaatattaatgaattcaTAGTATCACAACTACTGACAAGgatcttgacttgggacaggcacatgaaAATGTGGTAggtttatatatatctatatattttaaccCATCAATCTCACTCATTTTCATATATTACTCTGACATATAAGTGAGAAAGTCATGTGCTGAAAAAGTCAATACCTTTTTTATAGCAGAACATGaagcatgaaaatgaggtcaaggataATGTTCATGCGACAAAATCAGTGACATTCATAAATGTAAGACCATAAGTCATCTGTTAACAAATGTATTAAGTATCTAGGTTttctaccttctgaaatataaagcttcttCAAATAGCTACCACCAAATAAACACCCCTATATCTTACATTCTATAACTACTATTCCAAAtgagacaataaaacaaaaataaagagaaaattcTACTGTAATGCTTGTTTTTTCCAGACATTGGAAACTAAAGATTACTACAGCTATATCTTAGACAATCTAATACAGTTGTCATCCATTTAAAATAATACCTACCCTCTCTGTAAAAGTACAACAGAGTTGACTACCAAATTATAGTTATTAAGACGACTGCATCCATGGTATGGATCACCTGGTACCAAAGCTATACCAAAGTGTTGCTTGCcctggaaatataaaaaaatagtcgAATAAGAAAAGACCAACAGCATACAATCTGGTTAATTGTTTTACCTTTATTGTTTCCAGCTTTTTTTGACACAGTAATGAAAATgttgctcactgttgaaggctgTTAGgctacctatagttgttaacttctatgtcatttggtaaCTGGTAAAGTGTTGTCTTATTTTCAATCATTAAATCATAGTGAGAAAACTCAGCTAACAATTCTGAAAATTGGGTTGAACTTTGACATGTTAGAAATACTAGGTACAAGTTATAGTAACATGGATATATCTACAGATATTGCTTCCCAACATACCACTAATGCAACTCGTCCTACATTTTGCAACATGAATTAATGTCACTTGTCCATTGTTTGCTCCTAGGATTTGAATATATTCTTCATAGACAAAAAGATGGTACTAGATAGGAAAGGTCCAGATGACAGAAAACATCAATAAAGGAAATTACTATATtcatacaatgtataaaattcaattaaagaGCAAGcaaaaacttacaaaatcaGCCCCAAAGTTCTTGGCTCTCCTCAGTTTGAACAGATAACTGATAGCCTCAGGTTCAACAACTTCCATAAACACTGCGTCTCCATATTCTAGTACATCTATGTTTGGTGTCGTGGCCAGTTTGACTTTACTTCCatctgaaaatatttaaattaaaataaaatgttcttcaGTAGAAATGTAATAACTGGCAATTttgtaaggaaaaaaataattttggcctAGAAAAAATTCACAgaagtttttttaaacattcctAAAGTTTTTATCAACCAATGTTTTCTCTTGTGGCACTGGTATTCCACTTTAAAAATACAGAGTGAGACCATTACACACCACATGAACCCTTAGCCAACATGTGAAAAGGACAAATCTTTAGGGAGGACATTTGTcctgtaggataaaaaactgaattcacatattttttttactgattccCACCCctctcttaacttaatttggtaaattgattgaccaacactgatatatatgtaaaatcgattttggatttaaacaaaacttgcagcaatacaacttatcgctatttagtccaatcagggaaaaacagtcatttacacaacttcctgtttgggtCATGTCGCCGAAAATAGAGGTCATCAGTACTAGTAGGGAGCTGAGGGGggaaaaactttagaaagcTACCATTAAGAAACTTTGATAGAGTATGATCCaattttttcgaaattaaagttgaagtaaaaaaatattttgtttaaagtatttagGGTAGTTTATacaggtctcattaaaaagtatcatgcatggtgcactgtttaaacagggtcccagatagTTTCAACTGGATGAAAAGTTGTGTTATTTTAGAACTTTtccggaatggaataaatagcgattaggtgtattTTAACCCCACCCCAACCCCAAACTATTTaatctaagtttttttttatcctacattcttcttttgatgttgtcctaTTCCTAAAAACTacatatgtacattgtattatgaaaaggtatacatttaaattctaaATCATCTGTTAAGGTGTGGGGTAAAAGAACCACACTGGGCCAGTGgtagctgcggaaccgtagctcataggtccttatgttattttttgactatttgcggatGGTctgcaaatagtcaaaaaataacataaggacctatgagctacggttccgcagctatTTTTGGGTATCAGGTTCGTTCGCGCCCAAtatactttcgcaccctacacgttcgcacccaaggtccgttcacactctacacg
Above is a window of Mytilus trossulus isolate FHL-02 chromosome 4, PNRI_Mtr1.1.1.hap1, whole genome shotgun sequence DNA encoding:
- the LOC134715994 gene encoding protease-associated domain-containing protein 1-like, with the protein product MHLETLVEFIILSLFSINSSCHGSKVKLATTPNIDVLEYGDAVFMEVVEPEAISYLFKLRRAKNFGADFGKQHFGIALVPGDPYHGCSRLNNYNLVVNSVVLLQRGGCSFVTKTYHAEQAGAVAVVITDKDEANDQGIVDMIQDGTERDVSIPALYLLGKDGYMIKKTIEQYHLANAVVNIPINITSIPIQQRHNRPPWVLW